Below is a genomic region from Candidatus Neptunochlamydia vexilliferae.
GGGCCTCTTCTAGCCCAGGAATCTCGATCAAGGTCCCATTATGGAGAACGATGACCAGTACAGGTTTTCCCTCGATCTCTTTCATATGGAGCGTGTTAATGTTTTTCCATGACGTCGAGATGTAAGGAGGAATGCTGAGCAATTTATGGTTAATTTTTTTCATATCACCCTCTCTTTAAGAAGATTTGTTCGTATCTACCTCCATTATACCCCTGAAGAATTTCTTGGTCAAGGGTAATTTAGCACTCAGTGGTCTTGATTGCTGATTATTTTTTATAAAACTCTGGTTGTCAAGAAATTGCTCTTTTTGTATTTTATTTTTATTTCATGGGAATCAAGAATCTTTTATAGGGAAGGGGAAGAAGCGGGGATTCCCCATAATAGGAGTAATTAGATGACAAGGAAGACTTTTGTCCTAGATACGAACGTGCTTTTGCATGATCCAGAAGCGATACAGAAGTTTGAGGGGAGCGATATTGTCATGCCCCTTGTCGTGTTAGAAGAACTTGATAAGATGAAGCATTTTAGCGATGAACTGGGAAAACATGCCCGCCAGGTGATCCGCTTTATCGATGAGCTTAAAGGGAATATCTTTAAAGGGGTAGAGCTAGAAAACGAGACAAACTTTTCGATCTTCACCGAAGAGAAGAACAAACTAAAAGAGACGTTTCCCCTTCCACTCGACCGGAGCAAGCACCGGATCCTTTTCGTTGCCTATCAGTTGCAGCAGATGGGAAGAGAAGTGGTGATCATGATCTCAAAAGATTTTATCTTAAGGATTAAGGCGGAGTCGATTGGGATTGAAGCGCAAGATTATGAAAACCTTAAAGAGTCCTATGATAATCTCTATAGGGGCTTTCAGAAAATGGACGTTCCTAAACAAGAGATCGATACCTTTATAACTAAAGGGTTCATCACCGTCCCCACAGGGGAGTTCCATGTCAATGAGTATTGCTGCTTCAACTGCCCTGAAAAATCGACCGCCGTGGGGAAATATAATGCCGACAAAGGACGTTTTGATCTTGTAAAGGGTGCTTCTGCAGAGATTTGGGGTGTGAAACCTCTCAATGATGAGCAAGAGTGTGCCATGGATATGCTCATGAACGACGAGATTAAGCTGATCACGATGATCGGTCAGGCAGGAACGGGAAAAACCTTGATGGCCCTCACCTGTGGCCTTCGAAAAACCTTTGATGAGGGGGTGTATAACCGGATCCTCATCTCCCGCCCC
It encodes:
- a CDS encoding PhoH family protein produces the protein MTRKTFVLDTNVLLHDPEAIQKFEGSDIVMPLVVLEELDKMKHFSDELGKHARQVIRFIDELKGNIFKGVELENETNFSIFTEEKNKLKETFPLPLDRSKHRILFVAYQLQQMGREVVIMISKDFILRIKAESIGIEAQDYENLKESYDNLYRGFQKMDVPKQEIDTFITKGFITVPTGEFHVNEYCCFNCPEKSTAVGKYNADKGRFDLVKGASAEIWGVKPLNDEQECAMDMLMNDEIKLITMIGQAGTGKTLMALTCGLRKTFDEGVYNRILISRPIMPLGKDIGYLPGTKEEKMYHWMQPIYDNLEYICETTSGSGNGAETKQWIMESEKIEMEAVTFIRGRSLANTYIIIDEAQNLTPHEVKTIVSRAGKGTKVILTGDPTQIDNPYLDKDSNALTYVVSKFKGQPIYGHIFFEKTERSKLAAIAAKVL